The Rhinatrema bivittatum chromosome 4, aRhiBiv1.1, whole genome shotgun sequence genome window below encodes:
- the LOC115089123 gene encoding protein lin-7 homolog A isoform X2 produces the protein MATVLQPLTLDRDVARAIELLEKLQESGDVPGHKLQSLKKVLQSEFCTAIREVYQYMHETITVNGCPEFRARATAKATVAAFAASEGHSHPRVVELPKTDEGLGFNVMGGKEQNSPIYISRIIPGGVAERQGGLKRGDQLLSVNGVSVEGEHHEKAVELLKAAKDSVKLVVRYTPKVLEEMEARFEKLRTARRRQQQQLLIQQQQAQQQQQQQAAQQNHMS, from the exons ATGTTGCAAGGGCGATTGAACTGCTGGAGAAGCTGCAGGAGTCTGGAGATGTCCCTGGCCACAAATTACAGTCGCTGAAAAAGGTCCTGCAGAGTGAATTCTGCACTGCAATCAGAGAG GTTTATCAGTATATGCATGAAACCATAACTGTTAACGGCTGTCCAGAATTCCGTGCCCGGGCTACCGCAAAG GCAACAGTTGCTGCCTTTGCAGCCAGCGAAGGTCATTCCCACCCTCGCGTGGTGGAGCTGCCCAAGACTGATGAAGGCCTGGGCTTTAACGTGATGGGCGGAAAAGAGCAAAACTCCCCAATTTACATTTCTCGCATCATTCCTGGAGGGGTAGCAGAGCGACAAGGAGGACTCAAGCGTGGGGACCAGCTGCTTTCCGTCAATGGTGTG AGCGTGGAAGGGGAGCACCATGAAAAAGCTGTAGAGCTTCTGAAGGCTGCAAAGGACAGTGTGAAGCTCGTGGTGCGATACACTCCCAAAGTGCTGGAAGAGATGGAGGCTCGTTTTGAAAAGCTGCGGACCGCCCGAcgccggcagcagcagcagctcttaatccagcagcagcaagcacagcagcagcagcagcagcaagcagcGCAGCAGAATCATATGTCGTAG
- the LOC115089123 gene encoding protein lin-7 homolog A isoform X3, whose amino-acid sequence MHETITVNGCPEFRARATAKATVAAFAASEGHSHPRVVELPKTDEGLGFNVMGGKEQNSPIYISRIIPGGVAERQGGLKRGDQLLSVNGVSVEGEHHEKAVELLKAAKDSVKLVVRYTPKVLEEMEARFEKLRTARRRQQQQLLIQQQQAQQQQQQQAAQQNHMSFFLRKKH is encoded by the exons ATGCATGAAACCATAACTGTTAACGGCTGTCCAGAATTCCGTGCCCGGGCTACCGCAAAG GCAACAGTTGCTGCCTTTGCAGCCAGCGAAGGTCATTCCCACCCTCGCGTGGTGGAGCTGCCCAAGACTGATGAAGGCCTGGGCTTTAACGTGATGGGCGGAAAAGAGCAAAACTCCCCAATTTACATTTCTCGCATCATTCCTGGAGGGGTAGCAGAGCGACAAGGAGGACTCAAGCGTGGGGACCAGCTGCTTTCCGTCAATGGTGTG AGCGTGGAAGGGGAGCACCATGAAAAAGCTGTAGAGCTTCTGAAGGCTGCAAAGGACAGTGTGAAGCTCGTGGTGCGATACACTCCCAAAGTGCTGGAAGAGATGGAGGCTCGTTTTGAAAAGCTGCGGACCGCCCGAcgccggcagcagcagcagctcttaatccagcagcagcaagcacagcagcagcagcagcagcaagcagcGCAGCAGAATCATATGTC
- the LOC115089123 gene encoding protein lin-7 homolog A isoform X1 has product MATVLQPLTLDRDVARAIELLEKLQESGDVPGHKLQSLKKVLQSEFCTAIREVYQYMHETITVNGCPEFRARATAKATVAAFAASEGHSHPRVVELPKTDEGLGFNVMGGKEQNSPIYISRIIPGGVAERQGGLKRGDQLLSVNGVSVEGEHHEKAVELLKAAKDSVKLVVRYTPKVLEEMEARFEKLRTARRRQQQQLLIQQQQAQQQQQQQAAQQNHMSFFLRKKH; this is encoded by the exons ATGTTGCAAGGGCGATTGAACTGCTGGAGAAGCTGCAGGAGTCTGGAGATGTCCCTGGCCACAAATTACAGTCGCTGAAAAAGGTCCTGCAGAGTGAATTCTGCACTGCAATCAGAGAG GTTTATCAGTATATGCATGAAACCATAACTGTTAACGGCTGTCCAGAATTCCGTGCCCGGGCTACCGCAAAG GCAACAGTTGCTGCCTTTGCAGCCAGCGAAGGTCATTCCCACCCTCGCGTGGTGGAGCTGCCCAAGACTGATGAAGGCCTGGGCTTTAACGTGATGGGCGGAAAAGAGCAAAACTCCCCAATTTACATTTCTCGCATCATTCCTGGAGGGGTAGCAGAGCGACAAGGAGGACTCAAGCGTGGGGACCAGCTGCTTTCCGTCAATGGTGTG AGCGTGGAAGGGGAGCACCATGAAAAAGCTGTAGAGCTTCTGAAGGCTGCAAAGGACAGTGTGAAGCTCGTGGTGCGATACACTCCCAAAGTGCTGGAAGAGATGGAGGCTCGTTTTGAAAAGCTGCGGACCGCCCGAcgccggcagcagcagcagctcttaatccagcagcagcaagcacagcagcagcagcagcagcaagcagcGCAGCAGAATCATATGTC